A single region of the Maniola jurtina chromosome 21, ilManJurt1.1, whole genome shotgun sequence genome encodes:
- the LOC123876323 gene encoding uncharacterized protein LOC123876323, giving the protein MDKKVKELEEEKAALLKKIKDLAGTALPLMEENESLRTKLANASETPTEHSKICKVTAKLPPFWVDRPVVWFAQITEKWWWRDVLVPSKVFFTCPEVHQTMFLYRAGKRQRQSVGAMPDCPVDTRRLFVTEKRSADRQHYWSFSYGIHNCRWPC; this is encoded by the exons ATGGATAAAAAAGTCAAAGAGTTAGAGGAGGAGAAGGCAGctctgttaaaaaaaattaaggactTAGCAGGAACCGCCCTACCTCTGATGGAGGAAAACGAATCGCTCCGTACCAAATTGGCTAACGCATCGGAAACCCCTACGGAGCATTCTAAAATTTGTAAAGTTACGGCAAAACTTCCTCCTTTCTGGGTGGATCGCCCCGTTGTTTGGTTCGCCCAG ATCACAGAGAAATGGTGGTGGAGAGATGTGCTGGTACCATCGAAGGTTTTCTTCACGTGCCCTGAAGTGCATCAAACCATGTTCCTATACAGGGCAGGAAAACGCCAAAGACAGTCAGTAGGGGCGATGCCTGACTGTCCAGTTGATACTCGCCGGTTATTTGTCACTGAG AAGCGGTCGGCTGATCGACAACACTACTGGTCTTTCTCATATGGCATCCATAACTGCAGATGGCCATGTTAG